The Ochotona princeps isolate mOchPri1 chromosome 22, mOchPri1.hap1, whole genome shotgun sequence nucleotide sequence AACTTGGAAGAGGGTGCTGCCTGCAcgccccaccctccaccacccgCTAGTCTTGGGTGTCACCCGGGTGCGGCTGTGCGGGTGCGAGGTGAGACCGCAGGGAGCTGAGATCCCCAGACTGCGAACAGTgacggggagggggagggagctgGCCTGCTGGGCCCCCGACGCACCTGCTCCGTCCGCTTCCAGGCGCGAGGTGGGCGCAGGCCCTGGAGACCAGGGTGCGATTGCGTTGCCGCGGCGCCCCCTGCTCCCCGCCTCTCCCTCCCCCGTCCCCGCGCGGGAGGagggcggggccgggcggggTGGAGCTCACAGCCCCGCAGGGGGAGCTGCCGGCGGACAGAGGACGCGGGGGACACCAAGTTGGGCGGGCCCGGGCCCCGGAGCGGGGACACGGAGGGAGTCTAGAGTCCGCTGGCTGCGCCATGGAGCTCAGGGGTCTCGGGGTGCCGGCGCCGGCGCCGCCGTTgccactgctactgctgctgctgctgctgggggtcgGCCTGCTGCCGGGTGAGTTTCGGGGCGCCTGGCGGGTGCCCTGGCGCAAGGTGCGAGGCAGCCCTCATCCCGGAGAAAGCggaggggaggttcctggctgcggTCCGAAGCCGCGAGGGTGCGGACCCGGCGCCCAGGCGGTCCTGCGGCGCGTGCCGGCGCGGAGGGGGTTAACTCGCGGGCTGGTGGGAAGGGGCTCGGCCCTGGGAAGCCCCTGCCCATCCCCTGATTTGGGCAACAGAAAGGGCGTCTCTGCCCCAGTGGGCGCCCCAGGCCGTCTGTTACCCCCTCGCTTCCTCAACTCTGGTTTCTCCCCACTGCGTGTCCCTGTCCCCATTCAGGGGCTTCCTGAAGGGAGGCAGTGAGGAGTGGTCTGCGCCTtgtctgggggtggggtgccCTGTGTCCTGGGGTGGCTCTCCGGGCCACAGGACCCTCCAAAAAGGGATCTCCTGGCGGCGTATGGGGGTGGAGGGCCCGGAGACCCCGTGTGATGGGAAGGACCCCTCCCCAGGGAGGCAGGCTCCACGCATGGCCAGTAGGCCGAGTCCTGGGCTCCCCATGGTCCTGGACTTGTGGTCCGAGGCCTGAGACAtcggggctggggtgggcaccCTTTTCCTCACCCGCACCCTCCTGCTGCAGATTCCCTGCAcccaccctgctgcccacatcTGCATGCCACCCGCCCCATGCCCCATTGCTGGTGTTTCTCCCTCCAGCCTGAGGTCTGTTCCTGGGCCACAGGCTGGAGGGCAGTGTTTGTGCAGAGCTGCAGGAAGCTCAGGTGCTGGGGACAGCTCCCCTGAGCCACCCTGAGCCACCCTGAGCCACCCCTTGCCTGGGTGCAGGGAGTGGCTATGCGGAGCCCCGGGTGCACGCAGAGGAGAGGCTGCTACGGAAGCTCTTCTCTGGTTACAATAAGTGGTCCCGGCCCGTGGCCAACATCTCTGACGTGGTCCTTGTCCACTTCGGCCTGTCCATCGCCCAGCTCATCGACGTGGTAGGTGCGGGGCTGGGGCGCTAGGGCCTGTGCGGGAGGCTTGGGTCCCACTCCCATCCGGGGTGACTGCACCAAGCCCCGGCCAGCCCTGGTGCCCGGCTGGGGTGACTGCACCAAGCCCTGATGGGCACTGGTGCCTGGCAAGGGTCTGGGAGGTCGTCCCAATGTTCCGTCACTGTGGCAAGGTTGGGCAGCCCCCAGAGGGCAGGCTGTCTCTTGCTCAGGATATGGAGGAGTGGGTAGGCAGGGTTTCTGGGGGAGCTGGGTGAAGGACCAGAGGCTCCTTCTGGGTCCCGGGCACACAGCCACTGGGCCCAGGGACAGGGAGGCCTCCTCAGGGCACTCtgggcccagccccagggctgctgggaggaggagcCGCTGGCCCACACTGCTGCACACTCAAGTACGCACAGGCAGACATGTGGATGGAGGGTCCTCTGGGACCAGGCTGGAGTGCTGTGTCCCTTGCCTGGCTGGTGCTGGGTCCTTCTGGGGGCAGGTGCTCCGGCTAGTAGAGCCAGTAACGTGGCcacggagagggtctggggatgaagcaccgacaggagaccagtgatggtggaagtctctgccaagtctccctttattgcgcCTTCATCTCTCCTTATATACTGCCCCCGCccagtcctaatttagccagggaattggatacagatgagtccaattagtctaggtgtttttagccacaagtccAGTTCCTGTTCTGCCCAGTTCAAGGAGCGccaatcaactccttagcccacaacaggcaggcaggggtcctgccccagctgctgctctgggctgcttCCCACCCACTGCTCAGGGCTCTGGGCAGCCCAGCCTCGTGTCGGGACACCTTGCAGCTGGGGGCTGCCCAGGTGCTGGGGTTGCGGCCTCAGCCAGGAGGGGCCCAGCAGTGGGCAGAACTTCACCCCAGTGTCGTGCCTGAGGGTCTGAGTCCCCACGTCCTCATGTTCCTTGGGCTGCCCAGTGGCTCAGTGGCCTTCTAGCGGAAGCTGTTCGCTGACTGTCAAGTTCCAGGCTGGCGTGTGACCCAAGGCAATGACCGCAGGGTGTTGAACTTCCCCTGCTTTGTGCTCTAGGACGAGAAGAACCAAATGATGACCACCAACGTGTGGGTCAAGCAGGTGAGTGAGGCTGTGCCCCCACCTTCCCACTGACCTGTGCCCTCACTGACCCCATATACCCCGTAACCCTGTGCCCACCCACTTACCCCATCACCCCCAACCCTGTGCCCCCTACCCCATGACTGTCTGGCTGACCCCATGATCCCTGCTGACCCCATGCCCCTGCTGACCCTGTGCCCCTGCTGACCCTGTGCCCCTCTGCTGACCCCTGCCCTgaccctgtgcacctgctgatcCATGCTCCCAGGAGTGGCATGATTATAAGCTGCGCTGGGACCCCAGAGACTATGAGAACGTCACTTCCATGCGCATCCCCTCTGAGCTCATCTGGCGGCCAGACATTGTCCTCTACAACAAGTGAGTTCCCTGCTGGCCTGGTGTGGCTGGGAGAGTGgtggccagtgctgcaggcagggctggtgggctggcctggaccccagcagagaggggctcAGACCCCtggcccccagcagcagcagcgtgttCAAGAGTGACGGcaggccctgccctccctccctgcctgccacacTGGGCCACTGACCACGGTCCcgccaggtgggcaggtggggctCCTCTCCCTGGGTAGATAGCGGACACTGTCCCTGGGATGGCGTCCAGCTGTGCCCTGGACCTGGGGGGGGCAGTTCACCCAACACACACAGTGCAAACGGAGTCACAGCTGGCCCTCCCGTCCCCTGAGTCCCCAGGGCACCTGCCTGACCCACAGATGCCCTTCATGGAGCCCAGACTGGGAATGTGGGGAGAATTCGGTCTTCCCAGGACCCACCAGGAATGCAGGAGGCACTGCTGGTGCCTTCGCCCAGAGCAGGGCCTCTGCCATCTTCCGTGGGAGATGTGAGCCCTGGGTGGCTGCCAACTCAGCCCCCATAGCTAGCAGCTCTCCCCATAGCTAGCAGAGCTGCTGGAACAGGAGGTGCTGCCCGTGCTGCCCCCCGACCCTGTGCACCTACTGACCCCCTGCCCCTCAGGTCCCCTGGGCTGCCGGGGACAGGAGGTGGGAGGTCCCCTGGTGGGATTGGGCAGCCCgttcccctcccttcccacacTCCCTGCTGGGACCCCTGGGGGGCAGTGGGGTCCACCCCAGCTTCCCTCACTGGGCAGGACTCTGTGGGGGCAGAAGGGCCTGGGAGCtggcagctagggctgggggcaccTGAACGTGACGCCCTGCTGATGGCCTCTCAGGGTGGGAGCTAGGACATCCTCGTACCAGTGCCAGGCTGGGGGTCTTGGGCCAcatggtgggtgctgcaggcctTGGGGGAGCCTCCAACATGGCCCCATGGTGATAGAGTTTCATCTGCCAGGCAGGGAGTAAGGCCAGGAGCTGCTAGGCCAGCTCCACAGCCACTCTggtgcagcagcccagagccGCGTGCCTGCCTGGCTCTCCCTGCCTCATGTAGAcccccaggcctgctcctaggAACTGCTGGCCATGGCCAGCCCCTGCTCAGCTCAGAGGCCCTGCTGGCCAGAAACGGGCTGGTCAGGAACTCCTGTGAGAGCTTGCAAGGGTGTTGGGGACCCGTGGCCTGCAGGGGGAGGGGTTCTGGTGATAGGCCAGGGTGAGGCACCGGTGTCTCCACCTAGGGGCGCCCCAAAGGATCCAAACGGATGGTTAGGGCCGGGGGCACATGGCACCCACCATGTTCCTGTGGAGCCCAGCAGTAAAGGTGTCATTTCCACCTCCAGACTGCACCCCAGGAGCCCGGAACAGCCAGCTACCCACGCtgaggcagggaagggcagccTGGGTATGCTCAGCCAGCTGTGTGACTGGCTTAGGGCCTAGGCATGGGACACTTGTCCTGCGGCTTACCCAAGGCCCTGCCTGCACTGGTTCCTGGCTGAGGGCCCAGGGTGCTGGGGACGCCCGGGAAGTGgggggcagcagccaggccagagctTCTGGGTCCCCTCCCCTCAGGGCCGACTGCAAGGTGCCCCGCACCAGCGCCACGTGCAGCTGTGTGCGTGCCAGGCACATGGCCTCACCTCCTTCTGCTTGCCTCCCCCGCCAGCGCCGACGGGGACTTTGCGGTGACGCACCTGACCAAGGCCCACCTGTTCCACGACGGGCGGGTGCAGTGGTCGCCGCCGGCCATCTACAAGAGCTCCTGCAGCATCGACGTGACCTTCTTCCCTTTCGACCAGCAGAACTGCACCATGAAGTTTGGCTCCTGGACCTACGACAAGGCCAAGATCGACCTGGTGAGCATGCACAGCCGTGTGGACCAACTGGACTTCTGGGAGAGCGGCGAGTGGGTGATCGTGGAGGCCGTGGGGACCTACAACACACGCAAGTATGAGTGTTGCGCCGAGGTGTACCCCGACATCACCTACGCCTTCGTCATCCGCCGCCTGCCGCTGTTCTACACCGTCAacctgctgctgccctgcctgctgctgtcctGCCTCACCGTGCTGGTCTTCTACCTGCCCTCGGAGGGCGGCGAGAAGGTCACCCTCTGCATCTCCGTGCTGCTCTCGCTCACCGTCTTCCTGCTGCTCATCACGGAGATCATCCCGTCCACCTCGCTCGTCATCCCGCTCGTGGGCGAGTACCTGCTCTTCACCATGGTCTTCGTCACGCTCTCCATCATTGTCACCGTCTTCGTGCTCAACGTGCACCACCGCTCGCCACGCACACACTGCATGCCTGCCTGGGTGCGCCGCGTCTTCCTGGACCTCCTGCCCCGCCTGCTGCTCATGCAGCGCCCGGCCGCGGCCAAGGGCAGCTGCCGCCGGCTGCCCATGCACGGGGGTGTGGGTGGCGCCCCGCGACCCTGGCCGCCTGAGACCCTGACAGCGGAGCTCCAGCCTCCCCACACCACTGCCGCCTCAGCCTCCCACGAGAGGCCCCCAGAGGTTGAAAAGCAcagcccctgcctctccccagaGCTTGCCAAAGCCCGGTCCCCAAGGGTCCAGCACACACCCTGCCTCAGTGAGGCAGCCGAGGCAGCCGAGGGTGGCGTGCGGTGCCGGTCCCGCAGCGTCCAGGACTCCTCTGCCCCCAAGGATGACGCCTCCCAGACGGTAGGCTGCCCAGGACCCCTGGCCCCACCCTCCTCATGTGGTTGCACCTGCCGGAAGGAACTGCCCCCTGCATCCCCTGGCCCCACGATCAAGGCACCACCCAGACCCCTgctgctgtccccagccctgacACGGGCGGTTGAGGGCATCCAGTACATCACAGACCACCTGCAGGCGGAAGACACCGACTCCTCGGTGAGTGCGctgaggctgtggctgggaggggCTGGTCCCACCTCTGGGGAATGATCTGAAAGCCACAGACCCTGTGTGGCTATGGGGCCCTGCTGGAGGGGGGAGGGGCCATGACCACTCATTCTCAACCCAAGTACCTGGCAACAGGTCCCTACCTGACTCCTACTCCCACCTGCCTGACCTAGTTCTGGAGCGGCAGGAAGCAGGCTGGGCCAGCAGGGTGGTTTTGATGCGTGACCATGCATCTTCTGGGGACAGGAGGACACTGggcacagaaggcaggagcccaagcaaacTGGGACAGGGCTCCGCAAGGCCCAgggtgggagctgggccagatgtCCCTGgagcaggggccagagctgggcagaagcCCCCATCCGGCCGGGCCACTCGCACGTCCATTACCTGCTGGCCCAGGATGTACACTGGTCCCCCAGGCAGCTCTGATAGAGCCTGGAGCCTCACCTGGAGTCTCTCAGACAGCTGACCGTCCACACCCAACAGGCCAGCAGGCACAGGGAGCAGGGACTCCACACACTTCGGCCACAAAGGCCCTGGCCCTGTTCGGGTGGCAGCCGAGCACGCACCAGGACAGGGGGTCACCATGGCTAGCTCTGGCCCCTCATGCCTCAGGGACCCCAGATGTGAACCTGACGTCTAGGCAAGGAGTTGGGGCAGGCGGGCCCTGACCCTCAGCGGTCAGGTCCTGTTGCCCAGTGCAGCCTCAGCCTCCTCCTTGGCCATCTCCCAGATGGGTAGGTGCATCAGGCTTGGCAAAGTGAGAATAAATCTCTCGCCCCAGGCCAGGACACCCCCAAACAGGTAgtcacctttttgtttttaaagatgtatttggggcttggcgcaatagcctagtggctaaggtcctcaccttgcacgctccagaatcccattagggcgccagttcatgtcctggcagccccgcctcccatccagctctctgcttgtggcctgggaaggcagttgaggatagcacaaagccttgggaccctgcactcgtgtgggagacctggaagaaacacctggcccctggcttcaaatcagcacagcaccggccgttgcgctcacttggggagtgaatcattagatggaagatcttcctctgtctcttcttcactctctgtgtgtctgcctttccaatagaaataaatacaaaaaaggatGTGCCTATTTGGTCCGtggagagagagggcaagaggcAGACTGCTccgttcgctggttcactcccctcagatggcagcagtggccagagctgggccagcctgaggcaggacctctgtccaggtctcccacacacatgcagagccACCGCCTGCTGCCTTATCAAGCTATGCTCACACGTGACACTGATTGAAGCGCACTGAATCCAGTGTAGCCCCTCTCACCTGCCCGCCCCCCTCCAAGCAGGTCAGCTCAGCTGAGAACAGCATGTTAGGGCCCCAGGCAGGGCAGTAGGCTGCCATGGCacccctccagccctgcccctgcagcaGCTCTGCCTCCTCTGACAGCAGTCTGGGTGTGCTCTGTGCAGCTGTGGGTGCGTGTGCATGGACAGATGTGTGCCTGCACCGCAGCCACTTTGGCGGAAAGGCTGGGGAACAGAAGTTGGTACTGGCGTCTGTCTGCAGGTCAAGCAGGACTGGAAGTACGTGGCCATGGTCATCGACCGCATCTTCCTGTGGGTGTTTGTGCTGGTCTGCTTGTTGGGCACTGTGGGCCTCTTCCTGCCACCCTGGCTGGCTGGAATGATCTAGACCCCACAGTGAGGGAGGCTGCTCGCCGCTGGACCCAGATGCCAGGGGCCACCGCCTCCTGCTTGAGCGCGCGCAGGAACCACCCGACGCTGAGCAGGAGCCGCTGGCTTCCGGAGGCTGAAGCACAGCAGGGCAGCGGTCCTGTGGGGGTCTGTGCAGAGCGGGCAGTACTGATATCCTCTGGCCTGCCCGCAGGATCCTGTCACCTTCCAGCTCCAAATGGCCCTCATGCCCCGGGACCCCATGGGTCCACCTGCACCTTTGTAGTCCCGGCCTCTCCCACCCCAGGTCACAGAAATGGTCTCTTCCCCCTCCATGCCTAGGAGTGGCCACAGGGGGCCTGTGGTTCACCCATGCCCCACCCACATATACAGTCAGCCCGTGCAATGGCAACGCCCAGGGCCCatgaagacctgagctggggtccCACCTGGGGGGACAAGGCAGTAGACCCCTAGGGTCAAGGGGCCTGATGATCTCCAAGGGCCCTGAAAACCGTGACTTCCCCTGTCCTCGGGGAGCGAGTAATGGCCAagctccaggccctgggctcCGGCTTCTGCCTCCATGCACAGCCCGGGACCACTCCAGGGCAGAAGGTACTTTCTGTCACCTGTCTTGGCACAAGGAGTCCTTGAGCCCAGCTTACCCCTAGCCACAACTTGTCATCTGGGCCTGTGGAGCAAGGGGTGCCCGCCCACACAGCTGCCACATCTCCCAGAGTAGGGAAGCGCAGAGGGGAGGGCAAGAATGTCACGTGCTGTTCCCAGTGGGGCAGAGTGTCCCAGGCCCCAGTCCTCAGCAGGTGGGTAGGGTTGAGTGCTCCCTGGAGTAGTGCCCGGCTCACAGGCCAGAGTGACAAGGGAGCAAGGGTGATGTTGGGGACTGCAGCTGGGCAGAGACACACCGCAGTGTCCATTAGCTGGTGTCTGATGGTGGTGTAGCCCACCTGACGGGGGGCTGcacctgcctgccccacccctgaGGTGGGGTCTGGGGTCCTGCCCTGCCTGCTGTCCCCAGGGTCTGCAGAATCCCACCTGTTCAGCTCTGGAGCTGCCCACGTTATCAGCAGCCTGCTGCCCCTTGGCCAAAGGTCACCCCAGAACCCCAGGATGGGTTGGAGGCACCAGGTCTTGCGGGCAACACAGGCTGTGGGAGGACACGGCACTGCCTGGACACACACTTCTCCCCAACACCTGCTGTGCCCAC carries:
- the CHRNA4 gene encoding neuronal acetylcholine receptor subunit alpha-4, coding for MELRGLGVPAPAPPLPLLLLLLLLGVGLLPGSGYAEPRVHAEERLLRKLFSGYNKWSRPVANISDVVLVHFGLSIAQLIDVDEKNQMMTTNVWVKQEWHDYKLRWDPRDYENVTSMRIPSELIWRPDIVLYNNADGDFAVTHLTKAHLFHDGRVQWSPPAIYKSSCSIDVTFFPFDQQNCTMKFGSWTYDKAKIDLVSMHSRVDQLDFWESGEWVIVEAVGTYNTRKYECCAEVYPDITYAFVIRRLPLFYTVNLLLPCLLLSCLTVLVFYLPSEGGEKVTLCISVLLSLTVFLLLITEIIPSTSLVIPLVGEYLLFTMVFVTLSIIVTVFVLNVHHRSPRTHCMPAWVRRVFLDLLPRLLLMQRPAAAKGSCRRLPMHGGVGGAPRPWPPETLTAELQPPHTTAASASHERPPEVEKHSPCLSPELAKARSPRVQHTPCLSEAAEAAEGGVRCRSRSVQDSSAPKDDASQTVGCPGPLAPPSSCGCTCRKELPPASPGPTIKAPPRPLLLSPALTRAVEGIQYITDHLQAEDTDSSVKQDWKYVAMVIDRIFLWVFVLVCLLGTVGLFLPPWLAGMI